From the genome of Spirochaetota bacterium, one region includes:
- a CDS encoding tetratricopeptide repeat protein, whose product MVWKNEKIEELIKKASEMIDQKQYSKSIALIEEGLKNNENNTDLLYLLGTAYRKSLMFDEAINTFNKLLSIDPNNKKALLGLADSWRGLKNWEKSLEVWNKYIQIEPKDSLVITRMGDAYRKLKNYQKAEECYVKAIELNNKNKFALMGIGDMFYKLEEFDKALMYWEKLIEIRPNTLNVLTMIGNIYRRKKIFSKAVAYYQRALGVDYENFYALYGIADALRGMGQFKESLKYWIRLAEKYPDNPKILTRLGDTLLKVNKDSEAEVAFNKALEAGYSKYALIGLAKIKTKRKEFQQAIDICNSLMKQHPDDIRIVLLLGDIYESMGLKKNAEALYKTSLQRFKNNKELTSRLSRLSLKSFEDSIEKV is encoded by the coding sequence ATGGTTTGGAAGAATGAAAAAATAGAAGAATTAATTAAAAAAGCTTCTGAGATGATTGATCAGAAGCAGTATAGTAAATCTATTGCACTTATAGAGGAGGGGTTGAAAAATAATGAAAATAACACCGATCTATTGTATCTTCTTGGAACTGCTTACAGAAAGAGTCTAATGTTTGATGAAGCAATTAACACCTTCAACAAGTTGTTATCAATAGACCCCAACAATAAAAAAGCACTACTAGGGCTAGCAGACTCCTGGAGAGGTTTAAAGAACTGGGAAAAATCTCTTGAGGTATGGAACAAATACATACAAATAGAACCCAAAGATTCACTCGTCATAACCAGAATGGGTGATGCTTACAGAAAATTGAAAAACTATCAAAAAGCAGAAGAGTGTTATGTAAAAGCTATTGAACTCAATAACAAAAACAAGTTTGCTTTGATGGGAATAGGAGATATGTTTTATAAACTAGAGGAATTTGATAAAGCACTAATGTACTGGGAGAAATTGATAGAAATAAGACCTAACACACTTAATGTCCTAACGATGATAGGTAATATATACAGAAGGAAAAAGATTTTCTCAAAAGCTGTCGCATATTATCAAAGAGCACTTGGGGTTGATTACGAAAACTTCTATGCTTTATACGGTATAGCAGATGCCTTAAGAGGAATGGGACAATTCAAAGAGTCTCTAAAGTATTGGATAAGACTTGCAGAAAAGTATCCCGACAACCCAAAAATACTTACACGATTAGGAGATACTCTGTTAAAAGTCAATAAGGACAGTGAAGCAGAGGTTGCTTTCAACAAAGCTCTAGAGGCAGGTTATAGTAAATATGCTCTTATAGGACTCGCAAAAATAAAAACTAAGCGTAAAGAATTCCAGCAAGCGATAGATATTTGCAACTCACTTATGAAACAACATCCTGATGATATAAGAATAGTTTTACTACTTGGCGATATATATGAGAGCATGGGACTTAAGAAAAACGCAGAAGCGTTGTATAAAACCTCATTACAAAGATTTAAAAACAATAAAGAACTAACATCTAGATTAAGCAGACTTTCTCTGAAGAGTTTTGAAGATAGTATAGAAAAGGTATAA
- the hypF gene encoding carbamoyltransferase HypF — protein sequence MSIKRYSIEVKGLSEGVGFRPFVYRVCKQLGLSGWVRNDSSGVYIQVEGTKDKIDDFINIILTSPPRASEIYSLKTQEIEVLGENEFNILPSTQGVQKLPIIPPDISICEDCRRELFDSKNKRFLYPFINCTDCGPRFSIIEDIPYDRHNTSMRDFDMCEFCRSEYEDISNRRFHAQPVACFECGPHLEFLDSNLRNLLGSYPKKENERREYTAKVIREASRLILEGNIVAIKGIGGFQIVCRADSDDIVRELRRRKRREEKPFAVMFRSLEDVERYCYVSEVEEKYLVSYIAPIVLLRRKQGVDISELVAPRNPFLGCILPYTPLHILIMEEVKVPVVFTSGNISDEPICIDNEEAFERLKGIADYFLIHNRRIVRHVDDSVIKITSDGNTILIRRARGFVPKPLILDKPLSIAIGVGGHLKNTVAMSVDKYVVMSQHIGDLETLESIKAFERSIKDLTKFYSIEPEYTVCDLHPDYVSTQFAEKNGKNIVKVQHHFAHILSVIGENGMIDQDVIGVAWDGTGYGTDGEIWGSEFMFVSKGDFKRVFHFLPIPLVGGEISIKEAWRIGVALLIMSSLDEAVFKIYGDNPEVRNVVNLFRRGYFVNSSGAGRLFDGVSSILGISNYSKFEGQSAMELEFALYDASQFSDDTYQFGLEGEMIDWRKIILGIYQDLNENIPKEVISLKFHNTLVKIIWTCVSEMSKMFGCRNVALSGGVFQNGYLLDKTIRVLKSEGFKVLTNQRVPPNDGGISFGQIVYLALKKNF from the coding sequence ATGAGTATTAAACGATATTCTATTGAAGTAAAGGGTTTATCTGAAGGCGTTGGTTTTAGACCATTTGTGTATAGAGTTTGTAAGCAACTAGGACTTAGTGGATGGGTTAGAAATGACAGTAGTGGAGTGTATATCCAAGTTGAAGGAACTAAAGATAAGATAGATGATTTTATCAATATAATCCTTACATCTCCTCCTAGGGCAAGTGAGATATACTCTCTCAAAACTCAAGAGATTGAAGTATTAGGTGAGAATGAATTCAATATACTACCTAGCACTCAAGGTGTTCAAAAACTACCTATCATTCCACCAGATATCTCAATATGTGAAGATTGTAGAAGAGAGTTATTTGACAGTAAAAACAAAAGATTCTTATATCCATTCATAAACTGCACTGACTGTGGTCCTCGGTTTTCTATAATTGAAGACATACCTTATGATAGACACAACACATCAATGAGAGATTTTGATATGTGCGAGTTCTGTAGGAGTGAATATGAAGATATCTCAAATAGGCGTTTTCACGCACAGCCAGTTGCTTGCTTTGAGTGTGGCCCTCATCTAGAATTTCTTGACTCAAACCTTAGGAATTTATTAGGTAGCTACCCGAAAAAAGAAAACGAAAGGAGAGAATACACAGCAAAGGTTATAAGAGAAGCGTCTAGGTTAATACTAGAGGGTAATATAGTTGCTATAAAAGGCATAGGTGGTTTTCAGATTGTTTGTAGGGCTGATAGTGATGATATTGTCAGAGAATTAAGGAGAAGGAAGAGAAGGGAAGAAAAACCTTTTGCAGTTATGTTTAGGAGTTTAGAAGATGTTGAGAGATATTGCTATGTTAGCGAGGTAGAAGAGAAATACCTTGTTTCATATATTGCTCCTATAGTTCTTTTGAGAAGAAAGCAGGGAGTAGATATTTCTGAACTCGTTGCACCGAGGAATCCTTTTCTAGGGTGTATTCTACCTTATACACCATTACATATACTTATTATGGAAGAGGTTAAGGTTCCTGTTGTATTCACAAGTGGCAATATATCAGATGAACCAATCTGTATAGATAATGAGGAAGCATTTGAAAGGCTCAAAGGCATAGCAGATTACTTTCTGATACACAATCGTAGAATTGTAAGACATGTTGATGATAGTGTTATTAAGATAACTTCTGATGGTAATACAATACTCATAAGGAGGGCTAGAGGATTTGTCCCGAAGCCGCTAATTCTGGATAAACCTTTGTCTATTGCTATCGGTGTTGGAGGACATCTGAAAAATACTGTGGCAATGTCTGTTGATAAGTATGTTGTAATGAGTCAGCATATAGGAGATCTTGAAACTCTTGAGTCTATAAAGGCTTTTGAAAGAAGTATAAAGGATCTAACTAAATTTTACTCTATAGAACCTGAATATACTGTCTGTGACCTCCATCCAGATTATGTATCTACACAGTTTGCTGAAAAGAATGGTAAAAATATAGTAAAGGTTCAACATCACTTTGCTCATATACTTTCAGTTATAGGGGAGAATGGTATGATTGATCAGGATGTTATAGGTGTTGCTTGGGATGGAACTGGATACGGAACGGATGGAGAAATATGGGGCAGTGAATTTATGTTTGTAAGCAAGGGGGACTTTAAGAGAGTCTTCCACTTCTTACCTATACCTCTCGTAGGGGGTGAGATCTCAATCAAGGAGGCATGGAGGATAGGAGTAGCACTTCTTATTATGTCTTCGCTTGATGAAGCAGTGTTTAAGATATACGGAGATAATCCAGAGGTAAGGAATGTAGTAAATCTTTTCAGAAGAGGATATTTTGTAAATTCATCTGGTGCGGGAAGGCTGTTTGATGGTGTATCCTCAATACTGGGTATCTCAAACTACTCAAAATTTGAAGGACAATCTGCTATGGAACTTGAATTTGCTCTTTACGATGCAAGTCAGTTTTCTGATGATACTTATCAGTTTGGTTTGGAAGGAGAGATGATTGATTGGAGGAAGATAATCCTGGGTATCTACCAAGACTTGAATGAGAATATTCCAAAGGAAGTAATAAGTCTCAAGTTTCATAATACATTAGTCAAGATAATTTGGACGTGTGTTAGTGAGATGAGTAAAATGTTTGGATGTAGAAATGTTGCTTTGAGTGGAGGTGTTTTTCAAAATGGATATCTACTGGATAAAACTATCCGAGTTCTTAAAAGTGAGGGATTTAAGGTTTTAACAAATCAGAGGGTTCCTCCAAATGATGGAGGAATTTCGTTCGGACAGATTGTATATCTTGCTTTGAAGAAGAATTTTTAA
- the rpiA gene encoding ribose-5-phosphate isomerase RpiA, whose amino-acid sequence MSSLPKVNVAMAALDYVKSGMIIGLGSGTTVQEFIKLLGQRVKEGLNVVCVTTSYSSRMLAIQNGIFVTETDAVDRIDIAIDGADKANKEALLKGGGGALTREKIIDYNANEFVVIVDESKIVDGVLEGVVNMEVLPFAAPIVMKELKEFNPTLRVGKGKLGPVVSDNGNFLLECYMRLENPKETERWLKSIPGIIENGIFTKFSTILVGTETGWFRFV is encoded by the coding sequence ATGTCATCTTTGCCAAAAGTTAATGTAGCAATGGCAGCTCTTGATTATGTGAAGAGTGGTATGATAATAGGTTTAGGAAGTGGAACAACAGTTCAAGAATTTATAAAACTACTTGGTCAAAGAGTCAAAGAGGGATTAAATGTTGTATGTGTTACTACCTCTTACTCTTCAAGGATGCTTGCAATACAGAATGGTATATTCGTCACAGAAACAGATGCGGTTGATAGAATAGATATTGCTATTGACGGTGCTGATAAAGCAAATAAAGAGGCACTTCTAAAGGGGGGAGGTGGAGCTCTAACAAGAGAAAAAATAATTGACTATAATGCTAATGAGTTTGTAGTTATAGTGGATGAATCAAAGATCGTTGATGGTGTCTTGGAAGGTGTAGTGAATATGGAAGTATTGCCGTTCGCTGCACCGATAGTTATGAAGGAACTTAAGGAATTCAACCCAACGTTGAGGGTTGGAAAAGGTAAGTTAGGACCTGTAGTAAGCGACAATGGGAATTTTTTACTTGAGTGTTATATGAGGCTTGAGAATCCAAAAGAAACGGAGCGATGGCTTAAAAGCATACCAGGTATAATTGAAAACGGAATATTCACAAAATTCTCTACGATACTAGTCGGAACTGAAACAGGATGGTTTAGGTTTGTATAA
- the nusG gene encoding transcription termination/antitermination protein NusG has product MSRAWYVLHTIAGLESNVVEKVKRLSEKDENIRKVIVNIKVPTEVVEVKGKDDKKHSKKQRIFPGYILMELDLPSEERSLEYFLRSIKNIHGVIGFLGAKYEQSGVRSYKVPPKPLSIEEVRAIFERTGEFKSRAFVDLSSSFEVGNQVKITDGPFKGLVGTVVEVYPDKFKLKVNVTIFNRETPLNINFDQVERL; this is encoded by the coding sequence ATGAGTAGAGCGTGGTATGTTCTACATACTATAGCAGGGCTTGAGAGTAATGTTGTTGAGAAAGTCAAGAGACTTTCAGAAAAGGATGAAAACATAAGAAAAGTTATTGTTAATATTAAAGTTCCTACTGAAGTCGTTGAAGTTAAAGGCAAAGATGATAAAAAGCACTCAAAAAAGCAAAGAATCTTTCCAGGGTATATTCTGATGGAACTTGACTTACCGTCAGAAGAAAGAAGTCTTGAGTACTTTCTAAGGAGTATAAAGAATATTCACGGTGTTATTGGGTTTTTAGGTGCTAAATATGAGCAAAGCGGAGTAAGATCCTACAAAGTTCCTCCTAAACCACTGTCAATAGAAGAGGTTAGGGCAATATTTGAGAGAACTGGTGAATTTAAGAGTAGAGCATTCGTTGATTTGTCTTCTTCATTTGAGGTCGGAAATCAGGTTAAGATAACTGATGGTCCTTTCAAGGGACTTGTTGGGACGGTTGTTGAAGTTTATCCAGATAAGTTCAAACTTAAAGTCAACGTAACTATATTTAATAGGGAGACACCTTTGAATATAAATTTTGATCAGGTAGAAAGATTGTGA
- the secE gene encoding preprotein translocase subunit SecE produces the protein MIKGIVKFFKDVVDEMKKVSWPPKEEVISSSGVVILFIIIVSIILGIVDFVSSTIVGMILK, from the coding sequence ATGATAAAAGGAATTGTCAAGTTCTTCAAAGATGTTGTTGATGAGATGAAGAAGGTCTCGTGGCCTCCTAAAGAAGAAGTAATCTCTTCATCAGGAGTAGTAATATTATTTATAATCATAGTATCAATAATACTTGGAATAGTTGATTTCGTATCCTCAACCATAGTTGGTATGATACTAAAGTAA
- a CDS encoding metallophosphatase family protein: MVIAIFSDIHSNLEALEVFFNQVYGKVDRYICLGDIVGYGPDPSPCISIVRNICGAEWAVKGNHDRALISPKETSNFNFVAAEAIFWTLDRVSETDIEYIKSLSDVIDYNGYIFTHGGLIDIDEYITSISSATRNLNRLSRLGKRIMFYGHTHIPAIWSSKGFQPIEYGKKIYLDKNELYLINPGSIGQPRDNSPLGSYLLFDESDTSVVFRRFEYNVRETYRKITSRGLPEYLGRRLMFGV; the protein is encoded by the coding sequence ATGGTTATAGCAATCTTCTCTGATATTCATTCAAATCTTGAAGCACTTGAAGTGTTCTTCAATCAAGTCTACGGTAAAGTTGATAGGTATATATGTTTAGGAGACATTGTTGGATATGGACCAGATCCTTCACCTTGTATATCAATAGTGAGGAATATATGTGGGGCTGAATGGGCAGTAAAGGGTAACCACGACCGTGCTTTGATTAGTCCAAAAGAAACATCTAACTTCAACTTCGTCGCAGCGGAGGCTATATTCTGGACACTTGATAGAGTTTCGGAAACAGACATTGAATATATAAAAAGTCTAAGTGATGTTATAGATTATAACGGATATATCTTCACTCATGGAGGACTTATAGATATAGATGAATATATAACATCAATCTCTTCAGCTACTAGAAACCTAAACAGGTTGAGTAGATTAGGTAAGAGAATAATGTTTTACGGGCATACGCATATACCAGCGATATGGTCATCCAAGGGATTTCAACCAATAGAGTACGGGAAGAAGATATACCTTGATAAGAACGAACTATATCTTATAAATCCCGGAAGTATCGGACAACCTAGAGATAACTCACCCTTGGGAAGTTATCTACTGTTTGATGAAAGTGATACATCAGTAGTTTTCAGAAGGTTTGAGTATAACGTTCGTGAAACCTACCGAAAGATTACATCAAGAGGACTTCCAGAATATCTAGGCAGGAGATTGATGTTTGGTGTCTAG
- a CDS encoding CNNM domain-containing protein, with amino-acid sequence METTQVVLSLVAVVSIAGSMFASFSELSLFIVDKVKLHKLIIKDRKRSKYLKSLLERHRETLITILFINMLFNTTFTIVMSNLLVSLSIITSTIVISLLITLFGEILPKIGGYSIAERTVLGISKSVFIINLVGKTFFRFVDRRIIYPFTSRSGYLSKKDRTELVNIVKRNTKNPKIKKFIELLDMDAKEVMIPISNLVLVEADNKDVLRNVDLNFSNVLVYENDRNNIVGVIRPWNVGRIIVGNGNIKDYVEPISFVPETKKLYDMLLESRSFTAVAIVDEYGNIIGFISPEIIFDHVFKEETSKITKIGKNEYLVYGDTPISDFNEFFQTEITSQFYSTVSGFIVERMGKIPESGEKIVLDNMEMKVERVVNGKIEKIIVIQY; translated from the coding sequence ATGGAAACGACTCAAGTAGTTCTATCGTTGGTGGCTGTTGTATCAATAGCAGGGTCTATGTTTGCATCATTTTCCGAACTATCACTTTTTATAGTGGATAAGGTAAAACTTCACAAACTTATAATCAAAGATAGGAAGAGGAGTAAGTATCTGAAGAGTCTTCTTGAGAGACACAGAGAGACACTAATAACTATACTTTTTATCAACATGTTATTCAATACAACATTCACTATAGTGATGTCAAACCTGTTAGTCTCTTTGAGTATAATAACATCAACGATAGTAATATCTCTACTTATAACTTTGTTCGGAGAAATACTGCCTAAAATTGGTGGATACTCAATCGCAGAGAGGACAGTTTTGGGTATATCAAAGTCTGTATTTATTATAAACCTTGTAGGTAAAACATTTTTTAGGTTTGTTGACAGAAGGATCATATATCCATTTACTAGTAGATCTGGTTATCTATCAAAGAAGGACAGGACAGAGTTGGTAAATATAGTAAAACGAAACACGAAAAACCCAAAAATTAAGAAATTTATTGAGTTGCTAGATATGGATGCGAAAGAAGTTATGATACCTATAAGTAATTTGGTATTGGTTGAAGCGGATAACAAAGATGTTTTAAGGAACGTGGATCTGAATTTCTCAAATGTACTGGTTTATGAGAATGATAGGAATAATATAGTTGGGGTTATACGACCTTGGAATGTTGGTAGGATTATTGTTGGCAATGGTAATATTAAAGACTATGTAGAACCTATAAGTTTTGTTCCAGAAACCAAAAAGTTGTATGATATGCTTTTGGAGTCAAGAAGTTTTACTGCAGTTGCCATAGTTGATGAGTATGGAAACATAATAGGTTTTATAAGTCCTGAAATAATATTTGATCATGTATTCAAGGAAGAAACTTCTAAAATAACCAAAATTGGAAAGAATGAATACCTTGTCTATGGTGATACGCCTATAAGTGATTTCAACGAGTTCTTCCAAACTGAAATAACATCACAGTTTTACAGCACTGTTTCAGGTTTCATAGTTGAGAGGATGGGTAAAATTCCAGAGAGCGGGGAGAAAATTGTTCTTGATAATATGGAGATGAAAGTTGAAAGAGTTGTTAATGGTAAGATAGAAAAGATAATAGTAATTCAATACTAG
- a CDS encoding sigma-54 dependent transcriptional regulator, with protein sequence MNRVLVVDDEINITKTVKEVLEDYGFQVITLNDERKVMNILNTEDIDVVILDLLMPSRSGIEILKDIVSQFPLTPVIIISGHGTISATVECIKVGAFDFIEKPISIDKLISTVRNAVRFRELEVEKSYLWKEYKLIGSSEHTKKILETIDRISDNSSTVLITGENGVGKEVVARLIHHKSSRNSEQFVAINCAAIPDSLLESELFGYEKGAFTGAISSKKGKIELADKGTLFLDEIGDLPLHLQPKLLRVLQDKVINRLGSNKDIPVDIRLICSTNKDLKSMVREGKFREDLFYRINVIPIHIPPLRERQDDIMDIANYYLNEFSNSYRKKITFDEKVIEVFKNYRWPGNVRELRNIVERLVIVASGDRITYQDILNFTPELLDKDLTSEFRFFNLPYKDAKEKFERIYFNKMLEKANGSISKLSELTDLDRTYLYRKLEALGIKVF encoded by the coding sequence ATGAACAGAGTTCTAGTAGTAGATGACGAGATAAACATAACCAAAACAGTAAAAGAGGTTTTGGAAGATTATGGATTTCAAGTAATAACTCTCAACGATGAACGCAAAGTTATGAATATTCTCAACACCGAGGATATTGATGTAGTTATATTGGATCTACTGATGCCCTCAAGGAGTGGAATAGAAATTCTAAAGGACATAGTCAGTCAATTCCCTTTAACACCTGTTATAATAATATCTGGACATGGAACAATCTCCGCAACAGTTGAGTGTATAAAGGTAGGTGCTTTTGACTTCATTGAGAAACCAATATCAATAGATAAACTTATCAGCACTGTGAGGAATGCTGTAAGGTTCAGGGAACTTGAGGTAGAAAAGAGTTATTTATGGAAAGAGTATAAACTCATAGGTTCTTCAGAGCATACAAAGAAAATTCTTGAAACTATTGACAGGATTAGTGACAATTCTTCAACGGTTTTAATAACTGGAGAAAATGGTGTTGGTAAAGAGGTTGTTGCTAGATTAATACATCATAAAAGTTCTAGAAATTCAGAACAGTTTGTAGCAATAAACTGTGCAGCAATTCCAGACTCGCTACTTGAGTCCGAATTATTCGGATATGAAAAAGGTGCTTTCACAGGTGCAATATCTTCCAAAAAAGGGAAAATAGAACTCGCAGATAAAGGGACTCTCTTCCTTGACGAGATAGGTGACCTACCTCTACATCTACAACCTAAACTATTGAGAGTATTACAAGACAAGGTAATAAATAGACTAGGTAGTAATAAGGATATACCTGTTGATATTAGACTTATCTGCTCAACAAACAAAGACCTGAAGAGTATGGTGCGTGAAGGTAAATTTAGAGAAGACTTGTTTTACAGAATAAATGTTATACCTATACACATACCACCACTCAGAGAAAGACAAGATGACATAATGGATATAGCCAACTACTATTTGAATGAATTTTCAAATAGTTACAGAAAGAAGATTACTTTTGATGAAAAAGTGATAGAAGTATTCAAAAACTATAGATGGCCAGGTAATGTAAGAGAATTGAGGAATATCGTTGAGAGACTAGTCATAGTAGCATCTGGAGATAGAATAACCTACCAAGACATTCTCAACTTTACTCCAGAATTACTTGACAAAGACTTAACATCTGAATTTAGATTTTTCAACCTACCTTACAAGGATGCAAAGGAAAAGTTTGAGAGAATTTATTTCAATAAGATGCTAGAAAAGGCAAATGGAAGTATTTCAAAACTTTCAGAACTTACTGATCTTGACAGGACATATCTATATCGTAAGTTAGAGGCTCTCGGTATAAAAGTATTCTGA
- a CDS encoding endonuclease V encodes MNFEILNLTFSARSIDECKRVQLIIKDLVEERELDLSKVRTIGGVDVSYCGDYGIGVLVVADATNNFNIIEQVVSRSRISFPYIPGFLAFREIPVIIDTLNLVKDLPDIIIVDGQGIAHPRRAGIATHLGTIIQKPTIGCAKSLLYGQYVDIPNIKGYEGNIIDPLTKEIIGKVIRTKVSSRPVFVSVGNYISLRQSVDIVKNLSDIGNNRLPLVTFLADKISKSERKKL; translated from the coding sequence ATGAACTTTGAAATTTTGAACTTAACATTTTCTGCTAGGAGTATTGACGAATGTAAAAGGGTTCAGTTAATTATCAAGGATCTTGTTGAAGAAAGGGAACTTGATCTTTCAAAAGTTAGAACTATTGGTGGAGTTGATGTAAGTTATTGTGGTGATTATGGGATAGGAGTTTTAGTAGTAGCAGATGCTACTAACAACTTCAACATTATTGAACAAGTTGTTAGTAGAAGTAGAATAAGTTTTCCATATATTCCTGGTTTTCTTGCGTTCAGGGAGATACCAGTAATAATTGACACTCTAAATCTTGTAAAAGACCTACCTGACATAATAATAGTTGATGGACAAGGTATTGCTCATCCTAGAAGGGCTGGTATAGCGACTCATCTAGGAACTATAATTCAGAAACCAACAATAGGTTGTGCTAAATCACTTCTTTATGGGCAATATGTCGATATTCCTAACATCAAAGGATACGAAGGAAATATAATTGATCCTCTTACAAAGGAGATCATAGGTAAAGTTATAAGAACGAAAGTATCATCAAGACCAGTCTTTGTATCAGTTGGTAACTACATCAGCCTAAGGCAGTCAGTTGATATTGTTAAAAATTTATCTGATATTGGGAATAATAGGCTACCCCTAGTAACATTCCTAGCAGATAAAATTTCAAAATCTGAGAGAAAGAAGCTTTAA
- a CDS encoding STAS domain-containing protein: MKSQKIGDILVITLEGVINVQSSLDLEVQLNLLFNEKSAKKVILDFSNVQHISSSGLRVIVSFYKRVVSNDGKFAITCLNNNIKKIFKIVELDTVFDIYDSVDEALSKI, translated from the coding sequence ATGAAATCTCAGAAGATAGGAGACATACTAGTCATAACCCTAGAAGGAGTGATAAATGTTCAGTCTTCATTAGATCTTGAAGTCCAGTTAAACCTCCTCTTCAATGAGAAAAGTGCAAAAAAAGTAATATTAGACTTTTCAAATGTCCAGCACATATCTAGTAGTGGCCTAAGAGTTATTGTTAGTTTCTACAAAAGAGTTGTATCAAATGATGGGAAATTTGCAATAACATGTTTGAACAACAATATAAAAAAGATTTTCAAAATAGTTGAATTGGACACTGTTTTTGATATCTACGACTCTGTTGATGAGGCATTATCAAAAATCTAG
- a CDS encoding TerC/Alx family metal homeostasis membrane protein yields MSIDIVLWLVFWFSFFTILFLDLFVFFRTPQEVTLKKALILSGVWITTALLYSILIFGFEGRDLGVQYITAYLVELSLSVDNLFVFLVIFTFFRVPKEYQHKVLFWGVIGAIVFRGIFIVLGVALVKQFSWLFIIFGALLIYTAIMLLVKKEEDSGKIEKRLVYRLAKRVFRITPDYVNGKFFTKIDGRLWATPLFLCLILVEATDVMFAIDSVPAVLGISTNLLVVYTSNIYAVMGLRSMYFALAGIMKLFRFLKYGLSVILAYIGVKMIVKEIFHLHIDSLLSFGIIVSILTVSVILSLVVRDKNGQTSSV; encoded by the coding sequence ATGAGTATTGACATAGTTTTGTGGTTGGTTTTTTGGTTTAGTTTCTTTACTATATTATTTCTAGATCTGTTTGTCTTTTTTAGAACTCCTCAAGAGGTAACGCTTAAGAAAGCATTAATACTTTCAGGAGTTTGGATAACAACAGCACTACTATACTCTATACTGATTTTTGGTTTTGAAGGACGAGATTTAGGGGTTCAATACATAACAGCGTATCTTGTTGAATTATCACTGAGTGTTGATAATTTGTTTGTGTTTCTTGTAATATTCACATTTTTTAGAGTTCCTAAGGAGTATCAACATAAAGTATTATTTTGGGGAGTTATTGGTGCAATAGTATTTAGGGGCATATTTATAGTCCTCGGTGTTGCTTTGGTCAAGCAGTTTTCATGGCTCTTCATAATATTTGGAGCACTTTTGATATACACGGCAATTATGTTACTCGTTAAAAAAGAGGAGGATAGTGGAAAAATTGAGAAGAGACTTGTGTATAGGTTAGCAAAAAGAGTCTTTAGGATAACTCCAGACTATGTTAATGGAAAATTTTTTACTAAAATAGACGGAAGATTGTGGGCTACTCCTCTTTTCCTGTGTCTTATCCTAGTTGAGGCAACTGATGTTATGTTCGCTATTGATTCGGTCCCTGCTGTTTTGGGAATATCAACCAACTTGTTAGTAGTATATACTTCAAACATATATGCTGTGATGGGACTAAGGTCTATGTATTTTGCATTGGCAGGGATAATGAAATTATTCAGGTTCTTAAAATACGGTTTGTCTGTTATACTTGCTTATATTGGTGTCAAGATGATAGTAAAAGAAATCTTTCACTTACACATAGACTCACTACTATCATTTGGTATAATAGTATCAATACTGACAGTATCCGTAATTCTATCACTAGTTGTAAGAGATAAAAATGGCCAAACTTCATCTGTTTAA